A genomic segment from Malaclemys terrapin pileata isolate rMalTer1 chromosome 1, rMalTer1.hap1, whole genome shotgun sequence encodes:
- the LOC128847139 gene encoding olfactory receptor 52R1-like encodes MQETPFYLRVGHLLPYSMSDSNTTDFTNPSTFILLGIPGLEVAHVWISIPFCAIYVIAILGNLTILSIVKMEPSLHVPMYYFLCMLAITDLVLSTSILPKTLSIFWFNSREIDFSACLTQMYFLHCFLVMESGFFVAMALDRYVAICDPLRHSTILTNPVVANIGVAVVLRGGMIILPSFLLARQWPYCRANIIPHTHCEHMAVLKLACADTRVSSYFGFFVLFFAMGLDVIYIAGSYIQILRAVFSLPTKDARLKTFGTCGSHLCAILAFYIPALFSFLTYRFGHNVPLHFHVLIGNVYLLVPPMINPIIYGVRIKQIRDRLLRLITHKGTKIVSWCSGSQTKFCPDIGSELVLGPLP; translated from the coding sequence ATGCAGGAGACACCGTTCTACCTCAGagttggacaccttctcccctactccatgtcagattccaatacaaccgacttcaccaacccctccaccttcatcctgctgggcattcctggcctggaggtggcccatgtctggatctccatccccttctgtgcCATATATGTcatagccatcttggggaacCTCACCATCCTGTCCATCGTAAAGATGGAGCCAAGCCTCCATgtgcccatgtactatttcctgtGTATGCTGGCCATCACTGACCTGGTCCTGTCTACATCCATCCTGCCCAAAacgctgagcatcttctggttcaattccagggagattgatttcagtgcctgcctcacccagatgtacttccTTCACTGCTTTTTAGTAATGGAGTCTGGGTTCTTCGTGGCCATGGCTTTGgatcgctatgtggccatctgtgatcccctgagacattccaccatcctgacaaacccTGTGGTGGCGAACATCGGTGTGGCTGTAGTACTGCGTGGTGGCATGATCATACTGCCTTCTTTCCTCCTGGCAAGGCAATGGCCATATTGCAGAGCCAACATCATTCCCCACACGCACTGTGAACACATGGCTGTGTTGAAGCTGGCCTGCGCTGACACCCGTGTCAGTAGTTACTTCGGCTTCTTTGTGTTATTCTTTGCGATGGGTCTGGATGTGATTTATATCGCCGGGTCCTATATCCAGATCCTGAGGGCTGtcttcagcctccccacaaaggacgcccggctcaagacttttgggacctgcggCTCCCACCTCTGCGCCATCTTAGCCTTTTATATCCcagctctcttctccttcctcacgtACCGTTTTGGCCACAATGTGCCCCTACATTTCCATGTTCTCATTGGCAATGTGTACCTCCTGGTGCCCCCCATGATAAACCCTATTATCTATGGTGTGAGGATcaaacagatccgggacaggctTCTCCGGCTCATTACTCATAAAGGGACAAAAATTGTCTCTtggtgctctggctctcagaccAAGTTCTGTCCAGATATTGGTAGTGAGTTGGTGCTGGGTCCACTTCCCTGA